The following proteins come from a genomic window of Triticum aestivum cultivar Chinese Spring chromosome 6A, IWGSC CS RefSeq v2.1, whole genome shotgun sequence:
- the LOC123129036 gene encoding uncharacterized protein, which produces MKLNRCRRGLSDSGTGAANGGSLSELPAEVQACNGDKLRELPADLEAGNRDRLSELPADLLLNILERVGTLDAVKTCILSKKMQKLPTMLSQIVIDLSTDDLVRIHTVVANVTNKILNARSSKITIRKLKLKFFLSPSHCLSIGKCVGLAMADQKVDSAEFEILTPTNGHLCTEAYRLFFAQQFNDFFRDCPDAFAGLTGLHLQYMRFGESDITNILSYCKQLESLSLFMCDEGVSSVLRVEHARLVELVISHCEFKTVELTFLPKLQRMTFNSWPSCAEHPLALGFVPELSKLSLAKACFSHKTLKLSQLLANVLSVNDLSLEFQSEKIWIRPESPKVLSPWLAKLRFVNLDNLPEECDIAWTMFLLEAAPFVVEFCITVWDHKCHMESQKSYSEKTDVKWEPSDPDFKHKNLAKLTIYGFQSDDNFTGHIRRVMEAAVNIKEVSLHDRKVCKVCAVKFPHVEVRPSSYPRTSDEKNLLRNKITEALPKASPAVIHFHS; this is translated from the exons ATGAAGCTTAATAGGTGTCGCCGCGGCCTTAGTGAT TCGGGGACAGGAGCTGCTAATGGGGGCTCGCTAAGCGAGCTGCCTGCTGAAGTACAAGCTTGTAATGGGGACAAGCTAAGGGAGCTGCCTGCTGACTTAGAAGCAGGCAATAGGGACAGGCTAAGCGAGCTGCCTGCTGATTTGCTGCTTAACATTCTGGAGAGGGTGGGTACGCTCGATGCTGTAAAAACCTGCATACTTTCCAAAAAAATGCAGAAGCTGCCCACTATGCTCTCGCAGATCGTGATTGATCTTAGCACCGATGACTTGGTCCGAATTCACACCGTCGTGGCCAATGTTACGAACAAGATCCTCAATGCAAGGTCTTCGAAGATCACCATTCGTAAGCTGAAGCTCAAATTCTTTTTGAGTCCTTCTCACTGTCTCTCCATCGGCAAATGTGTTGGCCTCGCCATGGCGGACCAGAAAGTGGACTCAGCCGAGTTTGAGATCTTGACGCCCACGAATGGTCATCTTTGCACCGAAGCCTACCGCCTGTTCTTTGCTCAGCAGTTCAATGATTTTTTTCGTGATTGTCCAGACGCATTTGCTGGCCTCACGGGGCTGCATCTACAATACATGAGGTTTGGTGAATCAGACATAACCAACATCCTAAGCTATTGCAAGCAGCTGGAGTCACTATCTTTGTTCATGTGTGACGAGGGGGTCTCTTCGGTGCTGCGTGTAGAACACGCACGACTCGTGGAGCTTGTTATCTCCCATTGTGAATTCAAAACAGTGGAGCTCACCTTTCTACCAAAGCTCCAGCGGATGACCTTTAATAGTTGGCCCTCCTGTGCTGAACATCCCTTGGCTCTTGGTTTTGTCCCTGAGCTTTCGAAGCTGAGCCTTGCTAAGGCATGTTTTTCACACAAGACACTCAAGCTAAGCCAGCTGCTTGCTAATGTCCTCTCCGTAAACGATCTATCCCTAGAATTTCAAAGTGAAAAG ATTTGGATTCGACCAGAATCCCCGAAAGTGCTTTCACCTTGGCTTGCCAAACTACGGTTTGTGAATCTGGACAATCTTCCCGAAGAATGTGATATTGCCTGGACAATGTTCCTTCTTGAAGCTGCACCGTTTGTGGTGGAGTTTTGCATCACGGTATGGGATCATAAGTGCCACATGGAGTCCCAAAAAAGTTACTCCGAGAAAACTGATGTGAAGTGGGAGCCATCTGACCCTGATTTCAAGCATAAGAATCTAGCCAAGTTAACCATATATGGCTTTCAGTCCGATGATAACTTCACAGGACACATCAGGCGTGTCATGGAGGCTGCTGTGAATATCAAGGAGGTATCTCTGCATGACAGGAAGGTGTGCAAGGTTTGCGCCGTCAAGTTTCCTCATGTCGAGGTTCGTCCTTCGAGTTATCCACGGACCAGCGATGAGAAGAATTTGTTGAGAAATAAAATCACAGAGGCGTTGCCGAAGGCTTCTCCTGCTGTGATTCACTTCCACTCATAA
- the LOC123131369 gene encoding uncharacterized protein, whose amino-acid sequence MADLCTKFTLSGCHRFYPEFPDHWYDLVEAPVHVPKFTPRKKHNRAYRSRHGHVIIGFPEANEDIEQLFEDDGVEEEEQLFEDNGVEPIAVNEVEGVAIDEDVPELGIEYQAEEEHVEDDDVEALVLNEVAPIDGGDVPEEYTEYEGGLLAAKLGGEDDDKVEL is encoded by the exons ATGGCTGATCTGTGCACCAAGTTTACCTTGTCCGGATGCCACCGGTTTTACCCTGAGTTTCCAG ATCACTGGTATGATCTGGTTGAAGCTCCTGTCCATGTGCCGAAGTTCACCCCTCGCAAGAAGCACAACCGTGCGTATAGGTCCCGCCATG GCCATGTTATCATTGGTTTCCCTGAGGCAAATGAAGACATAGAGCAGCTGTTCGAGGACGATGGTGTGGAGGAAGAGGAGCAGCTGTTCGAGGACAATGGCGTTGAACCAATTGCTGTGAATGAAGTGGAGGGGGTTGCCATTGATGAGGATGTTCCAGAGCTGGGAATTGAGTACCAGG CAGAGGAGGAACATGTCGAGGATGATGACGTGGAAGCATTAGTTCTGAATGAGGTCGCCCCCATTGATGGCGGAGATGTTCCTGAGGAATACACTGAGTATGAGGGTGGCCTTCTTGCGG CTAAGCTTGGTGGAGAGGACGACGACAAGGTCGAGCTTTAG